Within the Musa acuminata AAA Group cultivar baxijiao chromosome BXJ2-9, Cavendish_Baxijiao_AAA, whole genome shotgun sequence genome, the region agtagacctgcatcactcaaaatacagttaaatcataaacatatatcaagtggtttcatcatcaaaatacgagattcaatacacCAATCTTTAATCTTAGTACGATGCAGTTTATTTACCAATATTATTCAAATAACTTTGTATTATTTTTAGAAAAGAAAAGCTTTTTAGTGTGTATAtgtgagtgaaaaaaaaaatcattagtttTCAATTTAAGATTTTTAATGTTTGATAGACACCTAATAGATTGTTCATACCTTAACAATAAGCTATAAAGACAACATCTTGAATGCATTTTATGCAACGATTAAGATCAGACGATGTTTCAACAAATGTAACTATTTGTTGCCATTTCAATTGCGAGTATTTCTGAAAGTGAATATGCATGACTCGATGATTCCATctttttgtattattttcttctcttcagaTAAATAGTATTTTTCTTGTCACTGTTGCTTGTAAATTGAAGTATTTTTATATCTATCTTTGTTATataagatttatattttttacttatttcTTACGTAAATGAAATATGGCATGAGAAATTTTTGTCAATCAGAAGGAATTCTCTCAAAAGTTTTGagattaattatagattagccttcataattagttatctttaatatctcTATTACTATATTTTTCACTTCCACAAAtataaagatcttaatataatttttaaaaatataaaaataaaataattaaaaaaactaattataatatataattttatttatatatatatatataatttaatatattttttaaaaatataaggaccAAAATACTACGAGATAGCCGTTGATTGCTACAGCAACAAAGAAAGAATTagatcatataatttaaaaaaataatataaacttGTTGTTTTTATATAATCTTggaatcaataatttttttctcaaaaatatatcaattttttttctcaaaagaacTTATAAGATTTTTTATGAAGGAGCAAATTTATGTTTTTATACCCTAATGTTTGTTTACAACATAAATGTTCATACAATTTGTGTTTACTTTAGTGTTCAGATTAATTTGAGAAGATTTTAATCACAGCAATTTGAAGTATCATCATCAGCACTTTGTGCCTATCTCCATCATGATTCGATGGAGGCTTCTTCAGGTATCCATTCTCAAGTGTTTCACCTAAATCGTCCTCATGTGCTCGATTAGTCTTGCGAAAGTTGACATCATTGTAGCATAAGACACAGCATTACATCATCTGGCTAAGCCATTTGTTGATCCTCCTTCATGACTTCCTCGGCGCCACCACCGTCCGGTGGTGCGAAACGCACACCTGCGTGCCGAACTTGCAGCCGAACCGTCTGGCCAGCTTTCCCCGGCcgccccccgccgccgccgccaccgccccgCGGTCCATCCTCTCGATCGCCTTCCTCATCCTCGAGCACTCCCTCTCCAGCCCCTGCACCCGGCTCCGCATGCTGTCCATGTCTAGCCTCAGCACCTGGTTCTCCCGTATCGCCGCCGCCCCCCTCCACCCGcccctctccctcctctccccttccgctgcctcatcctcctcctcctcgtcctcctcgtgcTCCGCCGCCATCAGCGTCCCTGCGATCGCCCGTCGCAGCTGCAGCTGCTCGAAGAAGAGCACCTGCACCACCGCCCGCAACGGTAGCCGCTCGTTCTGCGCCGCGTGCGTGCACGCCTCCAGCGTCAGCTTCTGGCAGTCCATCACCCCGCAcaccctctccttctcctcctcggtTATCCTCGGATGCGCCTACATGCACGTACATGTATAATCCATCACGAACATACTAACAAACACCTCATGTACATCCCAACAAGAGCCCCGGAATCGCCGTACCTTGAGGTAGACATCGACGGAGCGATAGAGGCCGTCGTCGAACATCCTCGCGTGGTCCGGCAGCGAGAGTGCGAGGTTGCAGAACTTGTCTGGTTTCAGGTTCGCGTCGGACGCGATCTCTGAGAGGTACGTGTCCACCAGCTTCCCCACCAGCAGCAGCTTGTTCTTATCAGTACACAGGGATGATCCCGCCTCCTCCTCCCCATCACCGCCGTCGTCTGCGTCCTCCTCGGCGGCGGCAGCGGTGGCCGGTCTCTCCTCGAGGCCCTCCAGGAAGAAGCCCACGATCCGCTCGACGCAGTCCACGTCGTAGAGCGTCTCGACAAGGTAGGAATAGCTCGGCATCAGGAGGTCGTCGAGGGTGGCGTGCTCGAGCTGCGAAGCGATCCTGCGTTCCAGGGCGGTCCGGGAAGCTTCCGAGGCGCGGAGGATGTTAGCCGTGCGGAGGAGGCCGAAAAGGAACCGGGTGGTGACCAGACCCGAAGAGGAACTGCTGCTCTTCTTCTTCGATTGGGGGAGGTTGGTGATGACGGTCTCTAAGAGCTCCCGTTGCTCCGCCTCGGATGGCAGCGGGCCAGAGGAGGCGGCGGCCGCAGTGCTGGCATTATGATGGCGGTTCGACCGTGAGAGCCCCGGGATCGACCGCTTAGCGTAGGAGATGAGGGAGCCTTCGATCACGTCGGCGTTCAGATCCTTGGCTCTCATGGCGGAGATCACCCGCTTGTAGAAAGGGAGGCTGAGGGCCGCCAGGTCCTCGAACCAGGAATCAACGGCAACCGCGGCCGCGGCCGCGGCCGAGGCGGCGGTGGAGCGGAGGCCGTTCTTTCGGCGGATCCCGGTATCGATCCCATTCCAGAGGGCGGCGGCGGCAGACTGGAGCTTGGCGTCAGCTGCCGCGGCCGCCCGCCCGCTGCTGCCCTCCTTGATGGGCCAGCCGAAGAGGGAGCTCATGTCGGCGGAGGCGGGGCGGGTGGCGATGGATTCGACGCAGCGCTGCACGAGGCCGAGGTCCTCAGCCATGGGGAGCAAAGCCTCGCAGGACTTGAGGGCTTTCACCGATTCCCTCGGGCTCCGGAGCACGGATTGGGCTAGGAACC harbors:
- the LOC135623684 gene encoding BTB/POZ domain-containing protein At5g66560-like, encoding MAAEKSSSRGQAWFCTTGLPTDIVIEVGEMSFHLHKFPLMSKSRKLHQLITEIEQKNGADGEEEEIEELEEDFHHIPLPDFPGGAEIFEAAAKFCYGVKIEITAWNAAALRCAAEYLETTEEFAEENLVSRTERFLAQSVLRSPRESVKALKSCEALLPMAEDLGLVQRCVESIATRPASADMSSLFGWPIKEGSSGRAAAAADAKLQSAAAALWNGIDTGIRRKNGLRSTAASAAAAAAVAVDSWFEDLAALSLPFYKRVISAMRAKDLNADVIEGSLISYAKRSIPGLSRSNRHHNASTAAAASSGPLPSEAEQRELLETVITNLPQSKKKSSSSSSGLVTTRFLFGLLRTANILRASEASRTALERRIASQLEHATLDDLLMPSYSYLVETLYDVDCVERIVGFFLEGLEERPATAAAAEEDADDGGDGEEEAGSSLCTDKNKLLLVGKLVDTYLSEIASDANLKPDKFCNLALSLPDHARMFDDGLYRSVDVYLKAHPRITEEEKERVCGVMDCQKLTLEACTHAAQNERLPLRAVVQVLFFEQLQLRRAIAGTLMAAEHEEDEEEEDEAAEGERRERGGWRGAAAIRENQVLRLDMDSMRSRVQGLERECSRMRKAIERMDRGAVAAAAGGGRGKLARRFGCKFGTQVCVSHHRTVVAPRKS